Proteins from one Prosthecobacter sp. genomic window:
- a CDS encoding GDSL-type esterase/lipase family protein: MTTTPYPSFFHAAALALLFLVPAHAETPATNRFEKDIAAYEQADKASPPAIGGILFTGASGIRMWKTLVQDFAGLPVINRGFGGSQLSDSIHFLDRVTLRYRPRIIVIQAGGNDLNGGKSPEQVLADFKTYAEKTRAALPEVKIVLLNIGPSPKRWQQREKQKQANQLTLDYIKAGKNLVYVDLWPDSIGADGLPKPELYIEDQLHPSAAGFALRTKLIRPHLQ; the protein is encoded by the coding sequence ATGACGACCACACCCTACCCAAGCTTCTTCCATGCCGCCGCTCTGGCGTTGCTCTTCCTCGTTCCTGCTCACGCTGAGACACCCGCGACCAACCGCTTTGAGAAAGACATCGCCGCCTATGAGCAGGCGGACAAAGCCAGCCCGCCTGCAATCGGCGGCATCCTTTTCACCGGGGCTTCTGGCATCCGCATGTGGAAAACGCTCGTGCAGGACTTCGCGGGACTGCCGGTGATCAATCGTGGCTTTGGTGGCTCCCAACTCTCGGACTCCATCCACTTCCTCGACCGAGTCACGCTGCGCTACCGGCCCCGGATCATTGTCATCCAGGCCGGGGGCAATGACCTCAACGGCGGCAAGTCGCCCGAGCAGGTGCTCGCCGACTTCAAAACCTATGCCGAGAAGACCCGCGCAGCTTTGCCGGAGGTGAAGATCGTGCTGCTGAACATCGGCCCAAGTCCGAAGCGCTGGCAGCAGCGTGAGAAGCAGAAGCAGGCGAACCAACTCACACTCGACTACATCAAGGCCGGGAAGAACCTCGTGTACGTCGATCTCTGGCCGGACTCCATCGGCGCGGACGGGCTGCCGAAGCCAGAGCTCTACATCGAAGATCAGCTCCACCCGAGCGCAGCAGGTTTCGCCCTGCGCACGAAGCTGATCCGCCCCCATCTCCAGTAG
- a CDS encoding sulfatase-like hydrolase/transferase — protein sequence MKTCLILLSSLALLHASFSAQPNVVLIMADDQGWGDTGYNGHPELKTPNLDALAASGLRMNRFYTAHFNCSPTRASVMTGRHPNRMGTFSPGSPIRAQELTVAKVLQSAGYATGHFGKWHLNGKNGDKNTTTMPGRAIMADDPLSPGKMGFDEWVSADNFFDLDPVLGRQGVAEKFQGDSSDITTDEALKFIKKQATAGKPFLTVVWFGSPHVPHEALPADKALYSTLSEADQNYYGEITAVDRSVGRLRAALRELKVADNTMLWYNSDNGGANGPKSTGNLRGSKGTMWEGGVRVPGLVEWPARITKPFISEVPCSTLDIYPTVLEATGAVAQNQVQPLDGVSLIPLFDHKTEVRSKAIPFWNHAGKQPGHATLIDWPYKLHTNPVAGRDKKGKKGGEALPAMLLYDISKDPKETTDLTAQDPERVVKMTSALEAWKESVEKSLSRADYK from the coding sequence ATGAAAACCTGCCTCATCCTTCTCTCGTCACTCGCTCTTCTCCATGCGTCGTTTTCGGCGCAGCCCAATGTCGTGCTCATCATGGCCGATGATCAGGGCTGGGGTGACACGGGCTACAATGGCCACCCCGAACTCAAGACACCGAATCTTGATGCGCTGGCCGCGAGCGGTCTGCGCATGAACCGCTTCTATACCGCGCATTTCAACTGCTCTCCCACACGCGCCAGTGTGATGACGGGGCGGCATCCAAACCGCATGGGCACCTTCAGTCCTGGCTCGCCTATCCGTGCACAAGAACTGACGGTGGCGAAGGTCTTGCAGTCCGCAGGCTATGCGACGGGGCACTTCGGCAAATGGCATCTCAATGGCAAGAATGGCGACAAGAACACGACCACAATGCCGGGCCGCGCGATCATGGCGGATGATCCGCTTTCGCCGGGCAAGATGGGTTTTGATGAATGGGTTTCGGCGGACAATTTCTTCGACCTTGATCCCGTGCTCGGCCGCCAAGGCGTGGCGGAGAAGTTTCAGGGCGACAGCTCGGACATCACCACGGATGAGGCGCTGAAGTTCATCAAGAAGCAGGCCACAGCGGGCAAGCCCTTCCTTACCGTGGTGTGGTTTGGCTCACCGCATGTGCCGCATGAGGCACTGCCAGCGGACAAGGCGCTGTACAGCACTTTGTCGGAGGCAGATCAGAACTACTACGGCGAGATCACCGCCGTGGATCGCAGCGTGGGTCGTCTGCGTGCAGCCTTGCGTGAACTGAAGGTGGCCGACAACACGATGCTTTGGTACAACAGCGACAACGGCGGTGCCAACGGCCCCAAGTCCACCGGCAACCTGCGCGGATCGAAAGGCACGATGTGGGAGGGCGGCGTGCGCGTGCCAGGCCTCGTCGAATGGCCCGCGCGCATCACGAAGCCCTTCATTAGCGAGGTGCCATGCTCTACGCTCGATATTTACCCGACCGTGCTCGAAGCCACCGGTGCGGTGGCGCAAAACCAAGTCCAGCCGCTCGATGGCGTGAGTCTGATACCGCTGTTCGATCACAAGACGGAAGTGCGCAGCAAAGCAATCCCGTTTTGGAATCATGCGGGCAAACAACCCGGCCACGCCACGCTGATCGACTGGCCTTACAAGCTGCACACGAACCCCGTGGCGGGTCGTGACAAGAAAGGCAAGAAGGGTGGCGAAGCACTGCCTGCCATGCTGCTCTATGACATCTCCAAAGACCCGAAGGAAACCACCGACCTCACCGCACAAGACCCCGAGCGCGTGGTGAAGATGACGTCCGCGCTGGAAGCGTGGAAAGAGTCCGTGGAGAAGAGCCTCAGTCGCGCGGACTACAAGTAA